From Chitinivibrionales bacterium, one genomic window encodes:
- a CDS encoding PAS domain S-box protein, whose protein sequence is MSSQGDPRNSISDMSPETISILQNAFTEFQERAEKLSAAYAAMQEDFRKVNLELDKKNDELAVSLARQEEIQTYLSSILESMNNGVIGVDIMGKITHFNQAASDITGYSPDEVVGKSYADFFQTRDDGGPTLLDTLSSGKELALDEKVIWANDGNPIPVSYQTSILKEKKAGLLGAVEIFSDISRIKALEEEMQQARTMAAVGEMAATVAHEIRNPLGAMGVWAGLLERDLKPEDPQRKTVSKIIEGLARLNRIVSNLLVYCRPVKAELRRINMKELLNEIIDFVEIEIERRGQDVAIQKEWPSRGELLVGADPEKLQQVVMNLCLNAVQAMPEGGTLTVTVDQSSESQGGYISFAVTDTGMGIEEERMNKIFDPFHTTKENGTGLGLAIVKKMVEYHSGHISVSSTPDKGTTFKVFLPRAEA, encoded by the coding sequence ATGTCATCACAAGGAGATCCCCGGAATTCGATTTCGGATATGTCACCCGAAACTATTTCCATTCTTCAAAATGCATTTACCGAATTTCAGGAGCGGGCTGAAAAACTGAGCGCAGCTTATGCAGCCATGCAGGAAGATTTTCGCAAGGTAAACCTTGAACTCGACAAGAAGAATGATGAGCTTGCGGTCAGCCTGGCCCGCCAGGAAGAAATACAGACCTACCTGAGCAGTATCCTTGAGAGCATGAATAATGGAGTGATCGGTGTCGATATAATGGGCAAGATCACCCACTTTAACCAGGCCGCTTCGGATATAACCGGTTATAGTCCCGATGAGGTCGTGGGGAAATCCTATGCGGATTTTTTCCAGACCAGAGATGATGGTGGGCCGACGCTTCTTGATACTTTGTCGAGCGGCAAGGAATTGGCCCTGGATGAGAAGGTTATCTGGGCTAACGACGGCAATCCCATACCGGTTTCCTATCAGACCTCTATTCTGAAAGAGAAAAAAGCCGGACTCCTGGGTGCGGTCGAGATATTCAGTGATATTTCACGGATTAAGGCGCTGGAAGAAGAAATGCAGCAGGCCCGAACCATGGCTGCAGTTGGTGAAATGGCGGCAACCGTTGCCCACGAAATCCGGAACCCTCTCGGCGCCATGGGGGTATGGGCGGGGCTTCTTGAGCGGGATCTGAAACCGGAGGACCCCCAACGAAAAACAGTGAGTAAAATTATCGAGGGTCTGGCCCGTCTGAATCGTATCGTATCCAACCTTCTGGTATACTGCCGCCCTGTGAAGGCTGAATTGCGCAGGATAAACATGAAAGAGCTTTTAAATGAAATAATTGATTTTGTGGAAATCGAAATAGAACGCCGGGGGCAGGACGTTGCCATACAAAAAGAGTGGCCTTCCAGGGGGGAATTGCTTGTTGGTGCCGATCCCGAGAAACTGCAGCAAGTTGTCATGAACCTCTGTTTAAATGCAGTGCAGGCTATGCCGGAAGGAGGAACCCTGACGGTTACGGTCGATCAGTCTTCGGAGAGCCAGGGGGGGTACATTTCATTCGCCGTCACCGATACCGGTATGGGAATAGAAGAAGAACGGATGAACAAGATATTCGATCCTTTTCATACAACCAAGGAGAACGGAACAGGTCTCGGTCTTGCAATAGTAAAGAAGATGGTCGAATACCATTCCGGGCATATCAGTGTTTCCAGCACGCCGGACAAGGGAACCACATTCAAAGTCTTTTTGCCACGAGCCGAAGCGTAA